The following proteins are co-located in the Trichocoleus sp. FACHB-46 genome:
- the fmt gene encoding methionyl-tRNA formyltransferase: MRVVFFGTPQFAVPSLEQLLNHPEFEVVAVISQPDKRRGRGNQLTASPVKTVALAHQLPVWQPQRIKKDPETLEQLAALQADAFVVVAYGQILSQQILDMPRLGCVNGHGSILPRYRGAAPIQWCLYHGEAETGITTMLMDAGMDTGPMLLKATTPIGLLDTAQTLATQLAKLSADLLVETLLKLERQEVEPTPQDAEAATYAPLIQKQDYWLDWSRSAIALHNQIRGFFPNCVANFRDTALKIESTLPLGPAYWDLLPTEFRTLAANWPELSAQLSAQQLSPGSVVQIAKGLGPIVQTGDGLLLLRDVKLAGKRSQSGWDFANGARLEVGEVLGNGQEF, translated from the coding sequence ATGAGAGTTGTTTTCTTCGGTACGCCCCAATTTGCGGTTCCCAGTTTGGAGCAGCTGCTCAATCATCCTGAGTTTGAAGTGGTAGCAGTGATTAGCCAACCCGATAAACGTCGCGGGCGGGGTAATCAGCTGACTGCTTCACCCGTTAAAACAGTGGCTTTGGCGCACCAGCTACCCGTTTGGCAACCCCAGCGGATTAAAAAAGATCCTGAAACATTAGAGCAACTAGCAGCTTTACAAGCCGATGCCTTTGTAGTGGTAGCTTATGGGCAAATTCTCTCTCAGCAGATTTTGGATATGCCCCGACTGGGATGTGTAAATGGGCATGGGTCTATTTTGCCTCGATACCGTGGGGCAGCTCCGATTCAGTGGTGCCTCTATCACGGTGAAGCTGAGACAGGCATTACTACCATGCTGATGGATGCGGGCATGGATACGGGGCCAATGCTACTCAAGGCTACGACTCCAATTGGGTTACTGGATACAGCCCAAACGCTAGCTACTCAGTTAGCAAAGTTGAGCGCGGATTTGTTAGTGGAAACCTTGCTGAAGCTAGAGCGCCAAGAAGTTGAACCCACCCCACAGGATGCCGAGGCTGCAACTTACGCTCCCCTGATTCAGAAGCAAGATTACTGGCTAGATTGGTCGCGCTCGGCGATCGCCCTGCATAATCAAATTCGTGGTTTCTTTCCCAACTGTGTGGCAAACTTCCGAGATACTGCCCTCAAGATTGAATCAACCCTGCCCTTAGGACCTGCCTACTGGGATCTGCTGCCCACTGAATTCCGTACCTTGGCAGCAAACTGGCCAGAGCTAAGTGCTCAGTTAAGTGCTCAGCAACTTTCTCCGGGGTCAGTCGTGCAAATTGCTAAAGGCTTGGGGCCGATTGTGCAAACGGGGGATGGTTTATTGTTGCTGCGAGACGTGAAATTAGCGGGAAAGCGATCGCAATCAGGCTGGGACTTTGCCAATGGTGCTCGCTTAGAAGTGGGGGAAGTCTTAGGCAACGGCCAAGAGTTTTGA
- a CDS encoding DUF6464 family protein, whose translation MEQPTLSTEVILTHPQQTIGNVQLDWSPQPGSYLDLDGKTYAVLERHHRYQLRAGRYQLHKIALYVQSAPRPLERSLVAGRWVLGDVSCRFNAQSELIRCAVNPEGPCEACQFYEQSV comes from the coding sequence ATGGAGCAACCTACTTTATCCACCGAGGTGATTCTCACCCACCCACAACAAACCATTGGCAATGTCCAGCTTGACTGGTCTCCTCAGCCTGGTTCTTACTTGGATTTAGACGGCAAAACTTATGCGGTTTTAGAGCGTCATCATCGCTATCAGCTCAGAGCTGGCCGTTACCAACTGCATAAGATCGCCCTTTATGTCCAATCTGCGCCACGCCCTCTAGAGAGAAGTTTAGTGGCAGGGCGCTGGGTTCTGGGCGATGTCAGTTGTCGCTTTAATGCTCAGTCTGAACTCATTCGTTGTGCGGTCAATCCTGAAGGCCCTTGTGAAGCTTGTCAGTTTTACGAGCAGTCGGTTTAG
- a CDS encoding sensor histidine kinase KdpD, whose amino-acid sequence MSNQASEQLKQNAPRIMQIWEKRARDEVNASMHQNSLVLRNSLPLYLDQLTDELSTTIDRTPDRIASDEVESTRIGKLHGHERAGYADYSMSQLILEYHILRQVIFQVLEAEAPLGVRERDIIIGSIEQAVNDAATQFSQTLRDVQELFMVTLTHDLKNPINVIKMGTQLILRRLERGDAHIDVAARMITAIDRLDAMIQNLLDASRLRAGQSLNFAFEECNLEILVQDVVEDLNFTYDNRFVIVSDSGVRTKCSPKEIRRVIENLAINAVKYGAPSTPITLTLQQSETLITLTLHNEGNPIAPEAQSILFQQFRRTVSAEDKTGWGLGLFLAKSIVEAHKGTIEVQSSEGQGTSFIVKLPKI is encoded by the coding sequence ATGTCTAACCAAGCCTCTGAACAGCTTAAGCAAAATGCCCCACGCATCATGCAGATATGGGAGAAGCGGGCGCGTGATGAAGTCAATGCCTCCATGCATCAAAACTCTTTGGTCTTGCGAAATTCGCTACCCCTTTACTTAGACCAACTGACTGATGAACTCTCAACCACAATCGACAGAACTCCTGACCGCATTGCATCCGACGAAGTAGAGAGCACTCGGATCGGCAAGCTGCATGGGCACGAACGGGCGGGGTACGCAGACTACTCCATGAGCCAGCTAATTCTTGAGTATCACATCCTCCGTCAAGTTATCTTTCAAGTTTTAGAAGCAGAAGCACCTCTAGGTGTACGGGAACGAGACATCATTATTGGCTCTATTGAGCAAGCTGTTAATGACGCTGCGACTCAATTTTCCCAGACGCTACGAGATGTTCAAGAGCTGTTTATGGTGACGCTAACTCACGACCTCAAAAATCCCATCAATGTCATCAAGATGGGAACCCAGTTGATTCTGCGCCGCCTGGAACGGGGGGACGCCCACATTGATGTGGCAGCGAGAATGATCACTGCGATCGATCGCCTCGACGCAATGATTCAAAATCTCCTCGATGCCAGTCGTTTACGGGCAGGGCAGAGTTTGAACTTTGCCTTCGAAGAATGCAATTTAGAGATTCTAGTCCAGGACGTAGTGGAGGATTTGAACTTCACTTATGACAATCGGTTTGTTATAGTCTCGGATTCTGGTGTCAGGACTAAATGTAGCCCTAAAGAAATCCGGCGAGTGATTGAAAACTTAGCAATTAATGCGGTGAAATATGGAGCCCCTAGCACACCGATTACACTCACGCTCCAACAAAGTGAAACGCTGATCACCCTTACCTTGCACAATGAAGGCAATCCGATTGCCCCAGAGGCTCAATCCATCCTATTTCAACAATTTCGCCGAACCGTCTCTGCAGAGGATAAAACAGGATGGGGATTAGGATTATTTCTGGCCAAGAGTATTGTTGAAGCCCATAAAGGGACGATTGAGGTCCAAAGTAGTGAAGGCCAAGGAACAAGCTTTATCGTCAAGTTACCGAAAATTTAG
- the rimP gene encoding ribosome maturation factor RimP, whose translation MAHPLIPQIIDIATPVAATLGLDVVGAVFHTNQSPPILRVDIRNLQEDTGLEDCERMSRALEAALDLADIIPDTYVLEISSPGISRSLTSDREFISFKGFAVVVSTSEPYEGKKEWQGLLVRRDDTAVYINQKGRAIAIPQALVTRVQLDEQR comes from the coding sequence ATGGCTCACCCTTTGATCCCACAAATTATTGACATTGCAACGCCCGTTGCCGCAACTTTGGGATTAGATGTGGTTGGGGCTGTGTTTCACACAAATCAAAGCCCTCCGATTTTGCGCGTAGACATCCGCAACCTCCAGGAAGACACTGGACTGGAGGACTGTGAACGGATGAGCCGTGCCCTAGAAGCGGCTTTAGATCTAGCTGATATTATTCCCGATACCTATGTACTGGAAATTTCCAGTCCTGGTATTTCTCGGTCGCTTACCAGCGATCGCGAGTTCATTTCATTTAAAGGGTTTGCTGTGGTTGTCAGCACTTCAGAGCCTTACGAAGGAAAAAAAGAGTGGCAAGGACTACTGGTGCGGCGCGATGACACGGCTGTTTACATCAACCAAAAAGGGCGAGCGATCGCTATTCCTCAAGCTTTGGTGACTAGAGTGCAACTCGATGAGCAACGTTAG